Proteins co-encoded in one Ruegeria pomeroyi DSS-3 genomic window:
- a CDS encoding ribbon-helix-helix domain-containing protein, with translation MSGRPVKRSLTLRGHRTSVSLEDAFWRAFREIAKEKDMPINVLAGDIDAARDPETGLASAIRVYVLGWYQSRR, from the coding sequence ATGAGCGGCCGACCCGTCAAACGCTCGCTGACGCTGCGGGGGCACCGCACCTCGGTCTCGCTCGAGGATGCGTTCTGGCGGGCCTTTCGCGAGATCGCAAAAGAAAAAGATATGCCGATCAATGTTCTGGCGGGTGATATTGATGCCGCACGCGACCCCGAGACCGGCCTTGCCTCGGCCATTCGCGTCTATGTTCTGGGCTGGTATCAAAGCAGGCGCTGA
- the chrA gene encoding chromate efflux transporter: MGCSIAGAGIGRFRTLRALRRQKGAGMTVKNSASGPLSDSATTAPPALAEMARVFGRIGLLSFGGPAAQIALMHRELVETRPWLDEQTYLRALSLCMLLPGPEAMQLATYAGWRLRGVTGGLLAGALFVLPGALVIAALVAVYVQVGSVPLVQAGFLGIKAAVIVIVIEALRKLAARTLKTPAAWILAGLAFVAIFALSLPFPLIVLAAALWGFARTAPGARAQTALPRPPYRSAALWLTLWLGPLLLLERFGAPLLADIGWFMAKLAVVTFGGAYAVLAYMTQTVVDQYHWITTAQMIDALGLAETTPGPLILVTQFVAMLSAYLDGGASLAALAGLVALWATFVPCFLWIFTAAPYLDHIAGRPRPAAALAAITAAVVGVILNLSLWFALHVLFSDVSVLRAGPVSLPAPQLSSFDPLALALAALAAVWLILLRRGMGETVLLLALAGAGSHFL, encoded by the coding sequence ATGGGCTGCAGCATTGCCGGGGCCGGGATCGGGCGGTTCCGCACTCTGCGCGCATTGAGACGGCAAAAGGGTGCGGGCATGACGGTGAAGAACTCCGCAAGCGGGCCGCTGTCTGACAGTGCGACCACAGCGCCGCCCGCATTGGCCGAGATGGCGCGTGTCTTTGGCCGCATCGGGCTTCTCTCCTTTGGCGGGCCGGCGGCGCAGATCGCGCTGATGCATCGCGAACTGGTCGAGACCCGCCCCTGGCTGGACGAGCAGACCTATCTGCGCGCCCTGTCGCTGTGCATGTTGCTGCCGGGGCCCGAGGCGATGCAACTGGCCACTTATGCGGGCTGGCGCCTGCGCGGGGTAACCGGCGGCTTGCTGGCAGGGGCGCTGTTCGTGCTGCCCGGCGCGCTGGTCATCGCCGCGCTGGTGGCGGTCTATGTGCAGGTCGGCAGCGTGCCCCTGGTGCAGGCGGGATTTCTGGGTATCAAGGCGGCGGTGATCGTCATCGTCATTGAGGCGCTGCGCAAACTGGCCGCGCGGACCTTGAAGACCCCTGCCGCCTGGATCCTTGCCGGGCTGGCCTTTGTCGCCATTTTCGCGCTGTCGCTGCCCTTTCCGCTGATCGTGCTGGCGGCGGCGCTCTGGGGCTTTGCCCGTACCGCGCCGGGCGCGCGCGCCCAAACGGCCCTGCCCCGCCCACCCTATCGCAGCGCCGCGCTCTGGCTGACACTCTGGCTTGGTCCGCTGTTGCTGCTGGAACGGTTCGGCGCCCCCTTGCTGGCCGATATTGGCTGGTTCATGGCCAAACTGGCAGTCGTCACCTTTGGCGGCGCCTATGCGGTGCTGGCCTATATGACCCAGACCGTGGTCGATCAGTATCACTGGATCACCACCGCCCAGATGATCGACGCGCTTGGCCTGGCCGAAACCACGCCCGGCCCGCTGATCCTGGTCACCCAGTTCGTCGCCATGCTGAGCGCCTATCTGGACGGTGGCGCCAGCCTGGCGGCGCTGGCCGGTCTGGTGGCGCTCTGGGCCACTTTCGTGCCCTGCTTCCTGTGGATTTTCACCGCCGCACCCTATCTCGACCACATCGCCGGCCGCCCGCGCCCGGCGGCGGCCCTGGCGGCGATCACCGCCGCCGTTGTCGGTGTCATCCTGAACCTGTCGCTGTGGTTCGCGCTGCATGTGCTGTTCAGCGATGTCTCGGTCCTGCGCGCCGGTCCGGTGTCGCTGCCCGCCCCGCAATTGAGCAGCTTCGATCCGCTGGCGCTGGCCCTTGCGGCGCTGGCGGCGGTGTGGCTGATCCTGCTGCGCCGGGGCATGGGGGAAACGGTATTGCTGCTGGCGCTGGCCGGAGCAGGCAGTCATTTTCTCTAA
- a CDS encoding DNA-3-methyladenine glycosylase I: MSSTIPGPDGQPRCRWCNSAPEFFDYHDREWGYPVGDDRRLFEKLCLESFQSGLSWRTILAKRENFRAAFDGFDWTRIAAYDAADVARLLDDAGIIRHRGKIEAVINNARRMGDLLAEHGSLAAYVWSYEPKPEDLPEPQTASIIPASTAMSKDLKKRGWKFVGPTTVFAFMQAMGLVNDHARGCVMRDKAADLRAGFTPPK, encoded by the coding sequence ATGAGCAGCACGATCCCCGGCCCCGACGGCCAGCCGCGCTGTCGCTGGTGCAATTCGGCGCCGGAATTCTTCGACTATCACGACCGCGAATGGGGCTATCCGGTGGGTGACGACCGGCGCCTGTTCGAAAAGCTCTGCCTTGAAAGCTTTCAGTCCGGCCTCAGCTGGCGCACCATCCTGGCCAAGCGCGAGAATTTCCGCGCCGCGTTCGACGGATTCGACTGGACCCGCATCGCCGCCTATGACGCGGCCGATGTGGCGCGGCTGCTGGATGATGCCGGCATCATCCGCCATCGCGGCAAGATCGAGGCGGTGATCAACAATGCCCGCCGGATGGGCGACCTGCTGGCCGAACACGGCAGCCTGGCGGCCTATGTCTGGTCCTACGAACCCAAGCCCGAGGACCTGCCCGAGCCGCAGACGGCCAGCATCATCCCCGCCTCGACCGCGATGTCGAAGGATTTGAAGAAACGCGGCTGGAAATTCGTCGGCCCCACCACGGTGTTTGCCTTCATGCAGGCGATGGGGCTGGTCAATGATCACGCGCGCGGCTGCGTCATGCGCGACAAGGCGGCGGACCTGCGGGCAGGCTTCACGCCGCCCAAATGA
- a CDS encoding SspB family protein → MSRDIDYGNLMHTAMRGLIKTVLADVAQHGLPGAHHFFITFDTRYEGVQLADWLADRYPGEMTIVMQHWYENLDVGEDGFAITLNFGDSPEPLYIPYDAIRTFVDPSVEFGLRFESPDFDEDDEDDIEVEEEPDAPKPDAEVVSLDSFRKP, encoded by the coding sequence ATGTCGAGAGACATCGACTACGGCAACCTGATGCACACCGCCATGCGCGGCCTGATCAAGACGGTTCTGGCAGATGTGGCGCAGCACGGGCTGCCGGGCGCGCATCACTTCTTCATCACTTTCGACACGCGCTATGAAGGGGTGCAGCTGGCCGACTGGCTGGCCGACCGCTATCCGGGCGAGATGACCATCGTGATGCAGCACTGGTACGAGAATCTCGACGTGGGCGAGGACGGGTTTGCGATCACCCTGAATTTCGGCGACTCGCCCGAGCCGCTCTATATCCCCTATGACGCGATCCGCACCTTTGTCGATCCGTCGGTTGAATTCGGCCTGCGCTTTGAAAGCCCCGATTTCGACGAGGATGACGAGGACGATATCGAGGTCGAGGAAGAGCCCGACGCGCCCAAACCCGATGCCGAAGTGGTGTCGCTGGACAGTTTCCGCAAACCCTGA
- the fumC gene encoding class II fumarate hydratase, translating to MTPTRIETDSFGPLEVPADRYWGAQTQRSIQNFPIGWERQPVAIIRALGVVKKACALRNRETGALAQDLADAIVAAADEVIAGRLDDHFPLVVWQTGSGTQSNMNANEVIANRAIELLGGQLGSKDPVHPNDHVNMGQSSNDTFPTAMHVAAAMMARDVLLPGLYALLAGLEQKAEEFRDIIKIGRTHTQDATPLTLGQEFSGYAHQIRMGLTRIEAALPGIHELAQGGTAVGTGLNTRAGWAEAVAANMAEITGLPLVSAPNKFEALAAHDAMVFLSGAIATVAGSCYKIANDIRFLGSGPRSGLGELILPENEPGSSIMPGKVNPTQAEALTQVAAHVMGNDAAIKFAGSQGHFELNVYNPMMAYNLLQSMQLLGDAADSFTQRMLLGIRANTARIDQLMRESLMLVTALAPTIGYDNATTVAKTAHKNGTTLREEAVRLGFVDAETFDRVVRPEQMIGPRD from the coding sequence ATGACCCCAACCCGCATCGAGACCGACAGTTTTGGCCCGCTGGAGGTGCCCGCCGACAGGTACTGGGGCGCGCAGACCCAACGCTCGATCCAGAACTTCCCGATCGGGTGGGAACGTCAGCCCGTCGCCATCATCCGCGCGCTGGGTGTGGTGAAAAAGGCCTGCGCCCTGCGCAACCGCGAAACCGGCGCGCTGGCCCAGGATCTGGCGGATGCGATTGTCGCCGCCGCCGACGAGGTGATCGCGGGCCGGCTGGATGATCATTTCCCGCTGGTGGTCTGGCAGACCGGTTCGGGCACCCAGTCGAACATGAACGCCAACGAGGTGATCGCCAACCGTGCAATCGAGCTTTTGGGCGGACAGCTGGGCAGTAAGGACCCGGTGCACCCGAACGACCATGTGAACATGGGGCAATCCTCGAACGACACCTTTCCCACCGCGATGCATGTGGCTGCGGCGATGATGGCGCGCGATGTTCTGCTGCCGGGGCTGTACGCCCTGCTGGCCGGGCTGGAGCAGAAGGCGGAAGAGTTCCGCGACATCATCAAGATCGGCCGCACCCATACCCAGGACGCGACGCCGCTGACCCTAGGACAGGAGTTCTCGGGCTATGCCCATCAGATCCGCATGGGGCTGACCCGGATCGAGGCCGCCCTGCCCGGCATTCATGAGCTGGCCCAGGGCGGCACCGCCGTGGGCACCGGGCTGAACACACGCGCGGGCTGGGCCGAGGCGGTGGCCGCCAACATGGCCGAGATCACCGGCCTGCCGCTGGTCAGCGCACCCAACAAGTTCGAGGCGCTGGCCGCCCATGACGCGATGGTGTTCCTGTCAGGTGCGATCGCGACGGTGGCGGGCAGCTGCTACAAGATCGCCAATGACATCCGCTTTCTGGGCTCCGGCCCCCGCTCGGGGCTGGGAGAGTTGATCCTGCCCGAAAACGAACCGGGCAGCTCGATCATGCCGGGCAAGGTTAACCCGACCCAGGCCGAGGCGCTGACCCAGGTCGCCGCCCATGTGATGGGCAATGACGCGGCGATCAAGTTCGCAGGCTCGCAAGGCCATTTCGAACTGAATGTCTATAATCCGATGATGGCCTATAACCTGTTGCAATCCATGCAGCTTCTGGGCGATGCGGCGGACAGTTTCACCCAGCGGATGCTGTTGGGCATCCGCGCCAACACCGCTCGGATCGACCAGTTGATGCGCGAAAGCCTGATGCTGGTCACCGCATTGGCCCCCACCATTGGTTATGACAACGCCACCACGGTCGCCAAGACCGCGCACAAGAACGGCACCACCCTGCGCGAAGAAGCGGTGCGGCTGGGCTTTGTCGACGCTGAGACCTTTGACAGGGTGGTACGCCCCGAACAGATGATCGGGCCCCGCGACTGA
- a CDS encoding YciI family protein, translating to MFLILLKFSTNKARAPEVMADHVAWLKQGFDDGVFDLAGSLQPQLGGGILARAATRAEVEARVAADPFVIEDVVTAEILELTPSRASADFTFLLPEVAA from the coding sequence ATGTTTCTGATCTTGCTGAAATTCTCGACCAACAAGGCCCGCGCGCCCGAGGTCATGGCCGACCATGTCGCCTGGCTGAAACAGGGGTTTGACGATGGTGTCTTTGACCTGGCGGGCAGCCTTCAGCCGCAACTGGGCGGTGGCATCCTGGCCCGCGCCGCCACTCGCGCCGAGGTCGAGGCCCGCGTCGCCGCCGACCCCTTTGTGATCGAGGACGTGGTAACCGCCGAGATCCTCGAACTCACGCCATCGCGCGCCAGCGCCGATTTCACCTTTCTGCTGCCCGAGGTTGCGGCATGA
- a CDS encoding ester cyclase — MNKSELLKEWYARVWEQGDVEAIDQFFAQDTMAEGLIPEMQVGADDFRDFVSAFRYHLGDIRVDIPKTIENGDWLSAILHVHTSRADNGAPIEVTGQVMARYKDGKIVEAYNQFDLISLFEQLGQMPADTLPICMTGQRLEWR; from the coding sequence ATGAACAAGTCCGAGTTGTTGAAGGAATGGTATGCCCGAGTTTGGGAACAAGGTGATGTCGAGGCGATCGATCAATTCTTCGCCCAGGACACGATGGCCGAGGGGCTGATCCCCGAAATGCAGGTGGGGGCGGATGATTTCCGCGATTTCGTCTCGGCCTTTCGCTATCATCTGGGCGATATCCGGGTGGATATCCCCAAGACGATCGAAAATGGCGATTGGCTGTCGGCCATTCTGCATGTCCATACCTCGCGCGCCGACAATGGCGCCCCGATCGAGGTGACCGGACAGGTCATGGCACGCTACAAGGATGGCAAGATCGTCGAGGCCTATAACCAGTTCGACCTGATTTCGCTGTTCGAACAACTGGGTCAGATGCCCGCTGACACACTGCCCATCTGCATGACCGGCCAACGGCTGGAATGGCGCTGA
- a CDS encoding TetR/AcrR family transcriptional regulator produces MVQAQTRDQIVAAADELFYRQGFAQTSFVDISAAVGISRGNFYYHFKTKDEILAEVIRLRLARTAQMLADWQGTGDSPRARIASFIDLMIMNRAKITRYGCPVGSLCTELSKLDHAAQGQANGLFTLFRDWLQRQFAEAGCTTEAPALAMHLLARSQGAATLAQSFHDEGFLRSEVADMHRWLDNTLPMTT; encoded by the coding sequence ATGGTACAGGCACAGACCCGCGATCAGATTGTCGCTGCCGCTGATGAGCTGTTTTACCGGCAGGGATTCGCGCAGACCTCGTTTGTCGATATCTCTGCGGCGGTGGGTATCTCACGCGGCAATTTCTATTATCATTTCAAGACCAAAGACGAGATCCTGGCCGAGGTGATCCGGCTGCGACTGGCCCGCACCGCGCAGATGCTGGCGGATTGGCAGGGCACCGGCGACAGCCCCCGCGCCCGCATCGCCAGTTTCATCGACCTGATGATCATGAACCGGGCCAAGATCACCCGATACGGTTGCCCAGTCGGCTCGCTCTGTACCGAACTCAGCAAGCTGGATCACGCCGCGCAGGGGCAGGCCAACGGGCTGTTCACCCTGTTTCGCGACTGGTTGCAGCGCCAGTTCGCCGAGGCCGGTTGCACCACCGAAGCACCCGCGCTGGCGATGCATCTGCTGGCCCGCAGTCAGGGTGCTGCCACGCTGGCGCAGAGCTTTCACGACGAGGGGTTTTTGCGCTCCGAAGTGGCCGACATGCACCGCTGGCTCGACAATACGCTTCCCATGACAACCTGA
- a CDS encoding DUF4169 family protein — protein MGKPVNLNQFRKQKERAEKKARADENAVKFGRSKADKQLERARADKARRDHDGHEVEE, from the coding sequence ATGGGAAAGCCGGTCAACCTCAACCAGTTCCGCAAACAGAAGGAGCGCGCCGAGAAAAAGGCGCGCGCCGATGAGAACGCGGTGAAGTTCGGCCGCAGCAAGGCCGACAAACAGCTGGAGCGCGCCCGCGCCGACAAGGCCCGGCGCGATCATGATGGCCACGAGGTCGAGGAATGA
- a CDS encoding FadR/GntR family transcriptional regulator yields MQIDPNSATDLPVQIAQAIKDAIVSGALIVDERLPSEAELADQFKVSRPTVREALKRLAAQSLIRTQRGAFGGAFVNRLSFEDAQAQQITTSTLLLSMNAVSFDTACEARFALERACAPLAAERRGDAHLAAMQAEIGRQGAPDLSDEAFCASDVAFHRALVDAACNPVLSYHLAGAVEAMQPLMNMITFTARSRGTIVALHARIAEAIEARDPALADTALVELMRYTMTLKDDVMAARAARS; encoded by the coding sequence ATGCAGATCGACCCCAACAGCGCCACCGATCTTCCGGTGCAGATCGCCCAGGCGATCAAGGACGCGATCGTTTCGGGCGCGTTGATCGTGGATGAACGCCTGCCGTCCGAGGCTGAACTGGCCGACCAGTTCAAGGTCTCGCGCCCCACGGTGCGCGAGGCGCTCAAGCGGCTGGCGGCGCAATCGCTGATCCGCACCCAGCGCGGCGCCTTTGGCGGCGCTTTCGTGAACCGGCTGAGTTTCGAGGATGCGCAGGCCCAGCAGATCACCACCTCGACCCTGCTCCTGTCGATGAACGCGGTCAGCTTCGACACCGCCTGCGAGGCGCGTTTCGCGCTGGAACGCGCCTGTGCTCCCTTGGCGGCAGAACGGCGCGGCGACGCGCATCTGGCCGCAATGCAGGCCGAGATCGGGCGGCAAGGCGCGCCCGACCTCAGCGACGAAGCGTTTTGCGCCTCGGACGTGGCCTTTCACCGGGCACTGGTCGATGCGGCCTGCAATCCGGTCCTGTCCTATCACCTGGCGGGCGCGGTCGAGGCGATGCAGCCGCTGATGAACATGATCACCTTTACCGCCCGCTCGCGGGGGACAATCGTGGCATTGCATGCACGGATCGCCGAGGCGATCGAGGCGCGGGATCCGGCGCTGGCCGACACCGCCCTGGTCGAACTGATGCGCTATACGATGACGCTCAAGGACGACGTGATGGCGGCGCGGGCGGCGCGGTCTTAA